The Altererythrobacter sp. CAU 1644 genome has a window encoding:
- the rsgA gene encoding ribosome small subunit-dependent GTPase A: protein MTKDFSVFRSSKALGGLNQRQPTPLETLGWQPFFSRQVSADDLSETPPVRIVEVHRGAMHVVGDGIDRDIVPIDGVAIGDWIMLNPQRPGASRILARKSLIKRRAPGTDRQVQLIAANIDTIFIVSSCNQDFKVARLERYIAIAFEADIAPVILLTKSDLAQGVEEYLAKAQAISDLVPVIALDARGAEPRTKLSPWCKSGQTVAFLGSSGVGKSTLTNALAGSDAIATQPIREDDAKGRHTTTRRQLHLIPGGCVVLDTPGMRELQLTDAASGIDSVFADLHELASQCRFKDCRHEAEPGCAILDAIEHGTIEEARLNRWRKLKAEEAFNNASLAERRSRDKEFGKMVRRIKKAKFDEGEAS, encoded by the coding sequence ATGACCAAGGATTTTTCCGTGTTCCGTTCATCCAAGGCTTTGGGCGGACTAAACCAACGACAACCGACACCTCTCGAAACGCTTGGCTGGCAACCGTTCTTCTCTCGGCAAGTCAGCGCCGATGATCTGTCTGAGACTCCGCCTGTCCGCATCGTCGAAGTCCATCGCGGTGCAATGCATGTGGTCGGCGATGGTATCGATCGGGACATCGTGCCCATCGACGGCGTAGCCATCGGTGACTGGATCATGCTGAACCCCCAGCGACCGGGCGCGAGCCGCATCCTCGCCAGAAAGAGCCTGATCAAGCGTCGCGCACCTGGGACGGACCGGCAAGTGCAGCTCATCGCTGCCAATATCGACACGATTTTCATCGTTTCCTCGTGCAATCAGGATTTCAAGGTCGCGCGCCTGGAACGCTACATTGCCATCGCTTTCGAAGCAGACATCGCTCCGGTCATCCTGCTGACCAAGTCCGATCTGGCACAAGGCGTCGAGGAATATCTCGCCAAAGCTCAGGCGATTTCCGATCTGGTTCCGGTCATTGCTCTCGATGCGCGTGGCGCCGAGCCCAGAACGAAGCTCAGCCCGTGGTGCAAATCAGGTCAGACCGTCGCGTTTCTCGGCTCGTCGGGCGTCGGGAAATCAACCCTGACCAATGCCTTGGCCGGAAGCGATGCTATCGCAACTCAGCCGATACGCGAGGACGATGCAAAAGGGCGCCACACGACTACCCGGCGCCAGTTGCACCTGATCCCGGGCGGTTGCGTCGTTCTCGATACGCCGGGCATGCGAGAGCTGCAATTGACCGATGCAGCGTCCGGCATCGACAGTGTTTTTGCCGATCTGCACGAACTGGCGTCCCAGTGCCGCTTTAAAGACTGTCGGCATGAGGCTGAACCGGGGTGTGCAATCCTGGATGCCATCGAACATGGCACTATCGAGGAGGCCCGGCTGAACCGGTGGCGCAAGCTCAAGGCGGAAGAGGCGTTCAACAATGCCAGCCTCGCGGAACGCCGATCAAGAGACAAGGAGTTCGGAAAAATGGTCCGTCGGATCAAGAAAGCGAAATTCGACGAAGGAGAAGCATCATGA
- a CDS encoding VOC family protein, producing MNSEKIGRIIWHDLFSSDLQRSLDFYRRVAGWHYENEHATDFAWGGGEKDFILALLDGEAGAGCTQTPEAFPNSWIAYVEVADVDASCAQAQELSGTILREPFEVPGVGRNALLRDPAGALIGLALSRHDYPAPTRQFGPEIYLSGRSEFPAGFYLELFDWELSAASGRTDGERRIVGPSSTDIGRLLNAGGQDTQAMWVPSVRVDDAHRAALEAKVLGVQLLEGRPSKDWESNPVLLSDPGGASLCLVDS from the coding sequence ATGAACTCGGAGAAGATCGGCCGGATCATCTGGCATGACCTGTTCTCGAGCGACCTTCAGCGCTCGCTGGACTTCTACAGGCGCGTCGCAGGTTGGCATTATGAGAACGAGCACGCGACGGACTTTGCGTGGGGCGGCGGCGAGAAGGATTTCATTCTTGCGCTGCTGGACGGCGAAGCAGGCGCCGGTTGTACGCAGACTCCCGAGGCGTTTCCGAACAGCTGGATCGCTTATGTAGAAGTCGCGGATGTCGATGCGTCATGTGCCCAGGCGCAGGAGCTCAGCGGAACCATCCTGCGCGAACCCTTCGAGGTTCCGGGGGTGGGCCGAAACGCGTTGTTGCGAGACCCTGCGGGTGCGCTGATCGGTTTGGCGCTCTCGCGCCATGACTATCCCGCTCCGACCCGGCAATTCGGACCCGAGATCTATCTGTCGGGACGGTCCGAGTTCCCCGCCGGGTTCTATTTGGAACTCTTCGACTGGGAGCTCTCTGCAGCATCGGGGCGCACCGATGGAGAGCGCCGCATCGTTGGACCTTCCTCCACCGATATTGGGCGACTGCTGAATGCTGGTGGTCAGGATACGCAGGCGATGTGGGTGCCGAGCGTGCGGGTCGATGACGCGCATCGCGCAGCGCTGGAAGCCAAGGTGCTGGGAGTCCAGCTGCTTGAGGGCAGACCCTCCAAAGATTGGGAGAGCAATCCTGTGCTCCTGAGCGATCCCGGGGGTGCCTCGTTATGCTTGGTGGATAGCTAG
- a CDS encoding acyl-CoA dehydrogenase family protein: MDFNFTEEQDMVRDGLSRLIRESYDFETRRKVIASDSGWRPEIWAQLAELGILGMPFGEDDGGFGGGAIDSLVVMEEFGKGLVVEPFVPTVVCAGGFLKHAGTAAQKEEHIGGIVSGERIYAFAYAEPQGRYDLADLTTTAKKDGDGYVLSGHKAVVVGAPWATHLVVTARTSGERRDAQGISVFVIDKGADGVVTRDYPTVDGRRASEVYFENASVPAEALIGEEGNALPLIEQVVDEAIAAQCAEAMGAMKVAHAMTVEYSRQRKQFGVPIGKFQVLQHRMVDMYTEYEQSVSMTYLATLKLDEAERDRKLAVSAAKVRVGQAAHHIGRDAIQIHGGMGMTDELAVGSYFKRLTIFDSEFGNIDHHMKRHVALSNG; this comes from the coding sequence GTGGATTTCAATTTCACCGAAGAACAGGACATGGTGCGCGACGGGCTCTCGCGCCTGATCCGCGAGAGCTATGATTTCGAGACCCGCCGCAAGGTGATCGCAAGCGACAGCGGCTGGCGGCCCGAGATCTGGGCGCAACTGGCCGAGCTCGGCATCCTCGGCATGCCGTTCGGCGAGGACGACGGCGGCTTCGGTGGCGGCGCAATCGATTCGCTGGTGGTGATGGAGGAATTCGGCAAGGGTCTGGTGGTCGAGCCGTTCGTGCCGACCGTGGTCTGCGCGGGCGGGTTCCTCAAGCATGCGGGCACTGCCGCGCAGAAGGAAGAGCATATCGGCGGCATCGTCTCGGGCGAGCGCATCTATGCCTTCGCCTATGCCGAGCCGCAGGGCCGCTACGACCTCGCCGATCTGACGACTACGGCGAAGAAGGATGGCGACGGCTACGTGCTAAGCGGCCACAAGGCAGTGGTGGTCGGCGCGCCCTGGGCGACGCACCTGGTGGTGACTGCCCGGACATCCGGCGAGCGCCGCGATGCGCAGGGCATTTCGGTGTTCGTGATCGACAAGGGTGCCGATGGCGTGGTCACGCGCGACTATCCAACGGTGGACGGTCGCCGCGCTTCCGAAGTCTATTTCGAGAATGCCTCCGTCCCGGCCGAGGCGCTGATCGGCGAGGAAGGCAATGCCCTGCCGCTGATCGAGCAGGTGGTCGACGAAGCCATCGCGGCGCAATGCGCCGAGGCGATGGGGGCGATGAAGGTCGCGCACGCGATGACGGTCGAATATTCGCGCCAGCGCAAGCAGTTTGGTGTGCCGATCGGCAAGTTCCAGGTGCTGCAGCACCGCATGGTCGACATGTACACCGAATACGAACAGTCGGTTTCGATGACCTACCTCGCCACGCTCAAGCTCGACGAGGCGGAGCGCGATCGCAAGCTGGCGGTCTCGGCGGCCAAGGTCCGCGTCGGGCAGGCAGCGCACCATATCGGGCGCGATGCGATCCAGATCCACGGCGGCATGGGCATGACTGACGAACTGGCGGTCGGCTCCTATTTCAAGCGGCTGACGATCTTCGATTCCGAATTCGGAAACATCGACCACCATATGAAACGGCACGTGGCGCTGTCGAACGGGTAG
- a CDS encoding acyl-CoA dehydrogenase family protein: MNLDFTPEEMAFRDEVRAFIAENYPKDISPDGLRDDLDPEDMVAWHKILGRKGWSVPAWPEQYGGTGWTPTQRYIWSEENARVNAIMPLPFGVSMVGPVIYTFGNEEQKAQHLPGIRSGEVWWCQGYSEPGAGSDLASLKTTAVRDGDHYVINGQKTWTTLAQHADWGFFLCRTDPDAAKPQEGISFILIDMKTPGIEVRPIKLIDGGYEVNETWLTDVRVPVENLVGEENKGWTYAKFLLAHERSGIAGVARSKRGVERLREIARSEQLDGAPLMSDFDFARKVSQLEIDLAALEITELRTLAGEQAGKGPGPESSILKIKGTEIQQRLTELTLEAVGHYGTPYYHGMADVGSNEYPIGPDYAQHSAATYFNMRKTSIYGGSNEIQRNIITKMILGL; the protein is encoded by the coding sequence ATGAACCTGGATTTCACCCCCGAGGAGATGGCGTTCCGCGACGAAGTGCGCGCCTTTATCGCCGAGAACTACCCCAAGGATATTTCACCCGACGGATTGCGCGACGATCTCGACCCCGAGGACATGGTCGCCTGGCACAAGATCCTGGGGCGCAAGGGCTGGTCGGTCCCGGCATGGCCGGAGCAATATGGCGGCACAGGCTGGACCCCGACCCAGCGTTATATCTGGTCGGAAGAGAATGCGCGCGTGAACGCGATCATGCCGCTGCCCTTCGGCGTGTCGATGGTCGGCCCGGTGATCTATACCTTCGGCAATGAGGAACAGAAGGCGCAGCACCTGCCGGGCATCCGCAGCGGCGAGGTGTGGTGGTGCCAGGGCTATTCGGAACCGGGCGCGGGTTCGGACCTCGCCTCGCTCAAGACCACTGCGGTCCGCGACGGCGACCACTATGTGATCAACGGCCAGAAGACCTGGACCACGCTGGCGCAGCATGCCGACTGGGGCTTTTTCCTGTGCCGTACCGACCCTGACGCGGCCAAGCCGCAGGAGGGCATCAGTTTCATCCTCATCGACATGAAGACGCCGGGGATCGAGGTGCGCCCGATCAAGCTGATCGACGGCGGCTACGAGGTCAACGAGACCTGGCTGACCGATGTGCGCGTGCCGGTCGAGAACCTTGTCGGCGAAGAGAACAAGGGCTGGACCTATGCCAAGTTCCTGCTGGCGCACGAACGCAGCGGGATCGCCGGTGTCGCCCGCTCGAAACGCGGCGTCGAACGGCTGCGCGAGATCGCCAGGAGCGAACAGCTCGACGGCGCCCCGCTGATGAGCGACTTCGATTTCGCCCGCAAGGTGAGCCAGCTCGAGATCGATCTCGCCGCGCTCGAAATCACCGAACTGCGTACGCTCGCGGGCGAACAGGCGGGCAAGGGGCCAGGGCCGGAAAGCTCGATCCTCAAGATCAAGGGGACCGAGATCCAGCAGCGCCTGACCGAACTGACGCTCGAGGCGGTCGGCCATTACGGCACGCCCTATTACCACGGTATGGCGGACGTCGGATCGAACGAATATCCGATCGGGCCCGACTACGCCCAGCATTCGGCAGCGACCTATTTCAACATGCGCAAGACGTCGATCTACGGCGGGTCGAACGAGATCCAGCGCAATATCATCACCAAGATGATCCTCGGCCTCTGA
- a CDS encoding fumarylacetoacetate hydrolase family protein yields the protein MVRLGKIILLILALAIGGVFLLWATSPDPRLNVASFEQEPLDPALAPLSEAVTLAQVKRGDGSVATLLVTELAAEAITAVDLSRATGVRSEDPFAVLAAATDEQLRSLASLGGLLASYPIAELLPAAPRGDRHIGTGTNFPEHAEEAASDAVFQFPKFGAAMGTRSNVAGRADVLLDYEVELCMRFDRPIASRADFDAAAKGLFLCGDFTDRSRLIRLIDPDNLDSGRGFSDGKSREDFYPAGALLVVPRDWQSFVAQERMMTFVNGEPRQDARGGEMTLDFGALAEKALADMQRQRFLFEGRYYKLAPQPAITPDMTLMSGTAEGVIFTQPTRGDIIEGGARWLLTAGWARGEELVPSVIETFIANEFASGHFLQPGDVVEHRSARLGDIRVEVTGK from the coding sequence ATGGTTCGGCTGGGCAAGATTATCCTGTTAATCCTCGCACTTGCGATTGGCGGGGTGTTTCTGCTCTGGGCGACCTCGCCCGACCCCCGGCTCAATGTCGCAAGCTTCGAGCAGGAACCGCTCGACCCCGCGCTCGCACCGCTGAGCGAAGCCGTCACGCTGGCGCAGGTGAAGCGCGGAGATGGCTCGGTAGCCACCCTGCTGGTGACCGAACTCGCGGCCGAGGCGATCACCGCGGTCGACCTGTCGCGCGCCACGGGCGTGAGGAGCGAGGATCCCTTCGCGGTGCTCGCGGCGGCGACCGATGAACAATTGCGTTCGCTCGCCTCGCTCGGCGGGCTCCTGGCGAGCTATCCGATCGCCGAGCTGTTGCCGGCGGCGCCGCGCGGCGATCGCCATATCGGCACCGGGACCAATTTCCCCGAGCACGCGGAGGAAGCCGCGAGCGATGCGGTGTTCCAGTTTCCCAAGTTCGGCGCGGCGATGGGCACACGGTCGAACGTCGCCGGCCGCGCCGACGTGCTGCTCGATTACGAAGTCGAGCTGTGCATGCGTTTCGACCGGCCCATTGCCTCGCGCGCGGATTTCGACGCCGCTGCCAAAGGCCTGTTCCTGTGCGGCGACTTCACCGACCGCAGCCGGCTGATCCGGCTGATCGATCCCGACAACCTCGATAGCGGCCGCGGGTTCAGCGATGGCAAGAGCCGCGAGGATTTCTACCCGGCAGGCGCGCTGCTGGTGGTGCCGCGCGACTGGCAGAGCTTCGTCGCACAGGAGCGCATGATGACCTTCGTCAACGGCGAGCCGCGGCAGGATGCGCGCGGCGGGGAAATGACGCTCGATTTCGGCGCGCTGGCGGAGAAGGCGCTCGCTGACATGCAGCGCCAGCGGTTCCTCTTTGAGGGCCGGTACTACAAGCTCGCCCCGCAGCCAGCGATCACGCCCGACATGACCTTGATGAGCGGCACGGCAGAGGGCGTCATCTTCACCCAGCCGACCCGGGGCGACATCATCGAGGGCGGCGCGCGCTGGCTGCTCACCGCGGGCTGGGCACGTGGTGAGGAATTGGTGCCGAGCGTGATCGAGACTTTCATCGCCAATGAATTCGCCAGCGGCCATTTCCTCCAGCCGGGCGACGTGGTCGAGCACCGCTCGGCGCGGCTGGGCGACATTCGGGTCGAGGTGACCGGAAAATAG
- a CDS encoding sensor domain-containing diguanylate cyclase, translated as MTGRGYTIAAAAYAALVFLAALALAYNPVAREGAIAPACIANQSASLTSEALAGPGAHWDCTSTSGSVSEIAALVRFDLAEARQLPIVMRTRIGLFDRLELSVVDADGTVRQSIFERDDVKLISNDPMFLADLPEVSETSRAVFMQIKGARHDPTVLRALLFPQDPTLSHGHLLALLGIAVLLGLVIAPVIFDLAFYGALKSEFLLWHAALSLSFALLVLFRSGLVVEFLPLTIEVWRGLLIMGLGLCAFVGAMFTCSFVENDKLDPRLRKWLPRMGVWALIASAIHASAFDFLAPLGGSFHSYALAPVLITFMLAMVDAYRRGSRAIRFQILGWAPLMLAFALQLLTYITPLGLPTDALPMFYLGTLSETTITAIGVADRFFLMRRERDEALIEAIELERLSVRDPLTGLLNRRAIDERFEELHIGGYETFALVDLDHFKKVNDNEGHTTGDRVLQVVARTLNDDAGTIAMRLGGEEFLLMMRGADAEERAERLRQIVSLRVARELPELSQVVTASMGLLVAPRRALPKAAFSDIYSRADMLLYEAKAQGRNRMVSEKLRPFSPRNKNDRRGDAKVA; from the coding sequence GTGACGGGCAGGGGCTACACCATAGCGGCGGCGGCATATGCTGCACTGGTTTTTCTGGCGGCGCTGGCGCTCGCTTATAATCCGGTCGCGCGCGAAGGCGCGATTGCCCCTGCCTGTATCGCCAATCAATCAGCGTCATTGACCTCCGAAGCGCTGGCAGGCCCCGGCGCTCACTGGGACTGCACGAGTACCAGCGGATCGGTTAGCGAGATCGCCGCGCTCGTCCGGTTCGACCTTGCCGAGGCGCGCCAGCTTCCGATCGTAATGCGGACCCGGATCGGGCTGTTCGATCGCCTCGAGCTGAGCGTGGTCGACGCCGACGGCACGGTCCGCCAGTCGATCTTCGAACGGGATGACGTCAAGCTGATCTCCAACGATCCGATGTTCCTGGCCGACCTTCCCGAGGTCAGCGAAACCAGCCGCGCCGTGTTCATGCAGATCAAGGGCGCGCGCCACGACCCCACCGTACTGCGCGCGCTGCTATTCCCGCAGGATCCGACCCTGTCGCATGGACACCTGCTGGCCTTGCTCGGGATTGCCGTGCTGCTTGGGCTGGTGATCGCTCCGGTGATCTTCGACCTCGCCTTCTACGGCGCGCTCAAGTCCGAATTCCTCCTCTGGCATGCCGCCCTGTCGCTGAGCTTTGCGCTGCTGGTGCTATTTCGATCGGGACTGGTGGTCGAATTCCTGCCGCTCACAATCGAGGTCTGGCGTGGCCTGCTGATCATGGGCCTGGGGCTATGCGCATTTGTCGGGGCGATGTTCACCTGTTCCTTCGTGGAAAACGACAAGCTCGATCCGCGCCTGCGCAAGTGGCTCCCCAGAATGGGGGTCTGGGCACTTATCGCTTCGGCGATCCATGCCTCGGCGTTCGATTTCCTCGCGCCGCTCGGCGGATCGTTCCATTCCTACGCGCTGGCGCCGGTGCTCATCACCTTCATGCTAGCCATGGTGGACGCCTACCGCCGCGGTTCGCGGGCCATCCGGTTCCAGATTCTCGGCTGGGCGCCGCTGATGCTCGCCTTCGCCCTGCAATTGCTTACCTATATCACGCCGCTGGGGCTGCCGACCGATGCCCTGCCGATGTTCTACCTCGGCACGCTGAGCGAGACGACGATCACCGCGATCGGCGTGGCCGACCGGTTCTTCCTGATGCGGCGCGAGCGCGACGAGGCGCTGATCGAGGCGATCGAGCTGGAGCGCCTTTCAGTGCGCGATCCGCTCACCGGCCTGCTCAACCGCCGCGCGATCGACGAGCGTTTCGAGGAACTGCACATCGGCGGCTACGAAACTTTCGCACTGGTCGATCTCGATCACTTCAAGAAGGTCAATGACAACGAGGGCCACACTACGGGCGACAGGGTGCTCCAGGTCGTCGCCCGAACGCTCAACGACGACGCCGGCACGATTGCGATGCGGCTCGGCGGAGAGGAATTCCTGCTGATGATGCGCGGGGCCGATGCCGAGGAGCGCGCCGAGCGACTGCGGCAGATCGTCTCGCTCCGCGTGGCGCGGGAACTGCCCGAACTGTCGCAAGTGGTCACGGCGAGCATGGGGCTGCTGGTTGCGCCCCGGCGTGCACTGCCCAAGGCCGCGTTCTCCGATATCTACAGCCGCGCCGACATGCTGCTCTACGAAGCCAAGGCACAGGGCCGCAACCGGATGGTCAGCGAGAAGCTGCGCCCTTTCAGCCCGCGCAACAAGAACGATCGGCGCGGCGACGCCAAGGTCGCCTAG
- a CDS encoding NADH:flavin oxidoreductase/NADH oxidase family protein, translating into MSETDSPIFQPLKLPNGTTLANRLCKAAMEENLAVQPGQYPGTKLFNLYRQWAEGGVGMILSGNVMVDPAALTGPGAVVLQKGTDLAPFREWARIGKSGGGQFWLQISHPGRQLYKSLGETAVSPSGVELNLGKFSSLFAPVRALEEREIETIVTRFADSAEAAQEAGFDGIEIHGAHGYLVSQFLSPLTNRREDEWGGSLENRARFLLEIVDAVRKRVKLSFGVGLKLNSADFQRGGFDFDDARQVVEWLNGHGLDFIELSGGSYESPAMQGNADHESGGSTSSTLAREAYFIDFARDIAKVADMPIMVTGGITRLEVAEAALAHDEHGFGVELLGLGRAMASDPALPRHWRERLKTDVTLPVAGFANPSLKGLATMALTKQQIERMAKGKAPGDGGSATMALLADQYRAARRAKRYRDWRAAA; encoded by the coding sequence ATGAGCGAAACCGACAGCCCGATCTTCCAGCCGCTCAAACTCCCCAACGGCACCACGCTCGCAAACCGTCTCTGCAAGGCGGCGATGGAGGAGAATCTCGCGGTCCAGCCCGGTCAGTATCCGGGCACGAAGCTGTTCAATCTTTACCGCCAATGGGCCGAAGGCGGCGTCGGCATGATCCTCTCGGGCAATGTCATGGTCGATCCCGCGGCGCTGACGGGGCCGGGCGCCGTGGTGCTGCAAAAAGGCACCGATCTCGCGCCGTTCAGGGAATGGGCGCGGATCGGCAAGTCCGGCGGCGGACAGTTCTGGCTGCAGATCAGCCATCCGGGGCGCCAGCTATACAAGAGCCTGGGTGAAACCGCCGTCTCGCCTTCGGGCGTCGAACTCAACCTGGGCAAGTTCTCTTCGCTGTTCGCGCCGGTCCGCGCGCTGGAGGAGCGCGAGATCGAGACGATCGTCACGCGCTTTGCCGATAGTGCGGAGGCGGCGCAGGAAGCAGGCTTCGACGGGATCGAGATCCACGGCGCGCATGGCTACCTGGTCAGCCAGTTCCTCTCGCCATTGACCAACCGGCGCGAGGACGAATGGGGCGGCAGCCTTGAAAACCGCGCGCGCTTTCTGCTCGAAATCGTCGATGCCGTGCGCAAGCGGGTGAAGCTCAGCTTTGGCGTCGGGTTAAAGCTCAACTCGGCCGATTTCCAGCGCGGCGGTTTCGATTTCGACGACGCGCGGCAGGTGGTTGAATGGCTCAACGGGCACGGGCTCGACTTCATCGAGTTGTCGGGCGGCAGCTACGAGAGTCCCGCGATGCAGGGCAATGCCGACCACGAGAGCGGCGGCTCGACGTCGTCGACGCTGGCGCGCGAAGCATATTTCATCGATTTCGCGCGCGACATCGCCAAGGTCGCCGACATGCCGATCATGGTCACGGGCGGCATCACCCGGCTGGAGGTGGCGGAGGCGGCGCTCGCGCATGACGAGCATGGCTTCGGGGTCGAACTACTGGGGCTCGGCCGGGCAATGGCGAGCGATCCGGCTCTCCCCAGGCACTGGCGCGAGCGGCTCAAGACCGACGTCACCCTGCCGGTCGCGGGCTTTGCCAATCCCTCGCTCAAGGGGCTTGCGACCATGGCGCTGACCAAGCAGCAGATCGAGCGCATGGCGAAGGGCAAGGCACCCGGTGATGGCGGTTCGGCAACGATGGCATTGCTGGCCGACCAATACCGCGCGGCCAGGCGCGCCAAGCGCTATCGTGACTGGCGCGCCGCGGCCTAG
- a CDS encoding acyl-CoA thioesterase, with protein MSTAFSMAFTALPEHIDELGHVNNTVWVGWVQDIATAHWDAAARSEDHGAFFWVVIRHEIDYRGNIAEGETVTGETWIPDAPQGAKSDRRVDFRTDAGKIIVSARTTWAMLDRASQRLVRVRPEVIAPFQISEEP; from the coding sequence ATGAGCACCGCGTTCAGCATGGCCTTCACCGCATTGCCGGAACACATCGACGAGCTTGGTCACGTCAACAACACTGTCTGGGTCGGCTGGGTTCAGGATATCGCGACGGCGCATTGGGATGCGGCGGCGCGAAGCGAAGACCATGGCGCCTTCTTTTGGGTCGTGATCCGCCACGAGATCGACTACCGCGGCAATATCGCGGAGGGCGAGACCGTGACCGGCGAGACCTGGATCCCCGATGCGCCGCAGGGTGCCAAGTCCGACCGGCGGGTCGACTTCAGGACCGACGCGGGAAAGATTATCGTCTCTGCCCGAACCACATGGGCAATGCTCGATCGTGCGAGCCAGCGCCTTGTCAGGGTGAGGCCCGAAGTGATCGCACCTTTCCAGATATCGGAGGAACCATGA
- a CDS encoding HAD family hydrolase produces MPIRNIVFDIGNVVVPWDPHAIVRDALGDERVDQPGFRSPFARSETWIAVNRGEHSLEEAKPLFIERHGLADDEVDRLYQALFDSMVLLEGTVPLMRDLAAAGHRLFALTDNVREIVAHLRRRYDFWDLFEHAAVSAEIGVLKPDPRIYQHLIDAGSLDPQETLFFDDLPRNVAGAEAVGMIGRVFTTAQAARCDLAQLDVIM; encoded by the coding sequence TTGCCAATCCGCAATATCGTCTTCGACATCGGCAATGTGGTGGTGCCCTGGGATCCGCATGCCATCGTGCGCGATGCGCTTGGCGATGAGCGGGTCGACCAGCCGGGGTTTCGTTCGCCCTTTGCGAGGAGCGAAACCTGGATCGCGGTCAATCGCGGAGAGCATTCGCTAGAAGAGGCAAAGCCACTTTTCATCGAAAGACATGGGCTCGCCGACGATGAAGTCGACCGGCTTTATCAAGCCTTGTTCGACAGCATGGTGCTGCTTGAGGGTACGGTCCCGCTAATGCGCGACTTGGCCGCCGCCGGCCACCGATTGTTCGCACTTACTGACAATGTTCGTGAGATCGTGGCGCACCTGCGGCGCCGCTACGATTTCTGGGACCTGTTCGAGCATGCCGCGGTTTCAGCCGAAATTGGCGTGCTCAAGCCAGATCCGCGCATCTATCAACATCTGATCGATGCGGGATCGCTCGATCCGCAGGAAACCCTGTTCTTTGACGACCTGCCCCGCAACGTCGCTGGCGCTGAAGCGGTCGGCATGATCGGCCGGGTCTTCACCACCGCTCAAGCTGCGCGCTGCGACCTTGCCCAACTCGATGTGATAATGTGA